A single Oncorhynchus tshawytscha isolate Ot180627B linkage group LG01, Otsh_v2.0, whole genome shotgun sequence DNA region contains:
- the LOC112248210 gene encoding tyrosine-protein kinase ABL2 isoform X1 yields MGQQVGRVGEGASTGLQPPPPQQHPGKGNRGSAGRRPREVSSTGTAPGRVAAVNVPDPAINIFTQHSEALHRPFSLDSAALTEAVRWSSKENLLGAAESDPNLFVALYDFVASGDNTLSITKGEKLRVLGYNQNGEWSEVRSKNGQGWVPSNYITPVNSLEKHSWYHGPVSRSAAEYLLSSLINGSFLVRESESSPGQLSISLRYEGRVYHYRINTASDGKVYVTAESRFSTLAELVHHHSTVADGLVTTLHYPAPKCNKPTVYGVSPIHDKWEMERTDITMKHKLGGGQYGEVYVGVWKKYNLTVAVKTLKEDTMEVEEFLKEAAVMKEVKHPNLVQLLGVCTLEPPFYIVTEYMPHGNLLDYLRECDREEVNAVVLLYMATQISSAMEYLEKKNFIHRDLAARNCLVGENSVVKVADFGLSRLMTGDTYTAHAGAKFPIKWTAPESLAYNTFSIKSDVWAFGVLLWEIATYGMSPYPGIDLSQVYDLLEKGYRMEQPEGCPPKVHELMRACWQWSPLDRPSFAETHQTFETMFHDSSISEEVAEELCKTAASGHAPSPHPFSHDMPLLPSKSRTLKMHAENKENIEGGLDGRQEPSTHGPSGLAATLLAGDGRSGSSPALPRKQRDKSPSSLLEDSQETMFTRDRKAGFFSSFMKKKSPSSQLQQSLPMPPKRSSSFREMETQPHKKYEPTVGFSAPPPLPQADGLGFSPSHGEGNHVQSRCCGATFGQKSSANHTSGVPPLQVGSSSSSSWAGLAGFFTPRLIKKTLGLRTGKSTGTEEGGGGTKPFPRSNSTSSMTAGLPDLERMALTLPRNRSKPPLERTASTTSQPENGAAHTSETLLRKMDEGTAQIRDRPKAKLLPRGVGGCSGGVRAPGVGSEADLDCHSGALRCREGQEAGGQDRQGWTSPSKTVGSGPAAAPHNHKVPVLISPTLKHSPADVHLVGMDSQGNRFKLLSEHQADRDRPRLVKPKCAPPPPPTLRLIGHSYSGDGEEQVVGTVEVNGDGVKRPGRAREVGPGRPSVPPPQVPPPTSASSFSSANNTNTTPTKMANGATSTASSTAPSGGSKPLRRTRQQAERVQPEKISKEALLECAECLRGALHSSPEPSSSSQVLDAGHQLLDYCSGYVDCIPQMRNKFAFREAVGKLELSLQELRASSSSGIGGAFSGPGPSPALDNLHICIKEISDVVQR; encoded by the exons aggCCCTCCACCGGCCCTTCAGCCTGGACTCGGCAGCATTGACAGAGGCGGTACGCTGGAGCTCCAAGGAGAACCTGCTGGGTGCTGCCGAGAGCGATCCCAACCTCTTTGTTGCACTTTATGACTTTGTTGCCAGTGGCGACAACACGCTGAGCATCACGAAAG GTGAGAAGCTAAGGGTGCTCGGTTACAACCAGAATGGGGAGTGGAGCGAGGTGCGCTCGAAGAACGGCCAGGGCTGGGTGCCAAGCAACTACATTACACCTGTCAACAGCCTGGAGAAGCACAGCTGGTACCACGGGCCTGTGTCACGCAGTGCAGCAGAGTACCTGCTCAGTAGCCTCATCAACGGTAGCTTCCTGGTCCGGGAGAGCGAGAGCAGCCCAGGACAGCTGTCAATCTCCCTGCGCTACGAGGGAAGAGTCTACCACTACCGCATCAACACTGCTTCAGATGGCAAG GTGTACGTCACGGCAGAGAGCCGCTTTAGCACCCTGGCCGAGTTGGTGCACCACCACTCCACCGTGGCCGACGGCCTGGTCACCACACTCCACTACCCGGCCCCCAAGTGCAACAAGCCCACCGTCTACGGCGTGTCGCCCATCCACGACAAGTGGGAGATGGAGCGCACCGACATCACCATGAAGCACAAACTGGGTGGGGGGCAGTACGGAGAGGTGTACGTGGGAGTCTGGAAGAAATACAACCTCACCGTCGCAGTTAAAACACTGAAG GAGGACACCATGGAGGTGGAGGAGTTCCTGAAAGAGGCAGCAGTCATGAAGGAGGTGAAACATCCCAACCTGGTGCAGCTGCTAG GTGTGTGTACTTTGGAGCCTCCCTTCTACATCGTGACAGAGTACATGCCCCATGGCAACCTGCTGGACTACCTAAGGGAGTGTGACCGGGAGGAGGTGAACGCAGTGGTGCTGCTCTACATGGCCACGCAGATCTCCTCTGCCATGGAGTACCTGGAGAAGAAGAACTTCATCCACCGGGACCTGGCAGCCAGGAACTGTCTGGTGGGGGAGAACAGCGTGGTGAAGGTGGCTGACTTTGGGCTGAGCAGGCTGATGACTGGGGACACGTACACAGCCCACGCCGGAGCCAAGTTCCCCATCAAGTGGACCGCCCCGGAAAGCCTGGCCTACAACACCTTCTCTATCAAGTCTGATGTGTGGG CTTTCGGTGTGCTGCTGTGGGAGATAGCGACGTACGGTATGTCTCCGTACCCAGGGATCGACCTGTCTCAGGTATACGACCTGCTGGAGAAGGGCtaccgcatggagcagccagagggcTGTCCACCTAAAGTCCACGAGCTGATGAGGGCCT GCTGGCAATGGAGCCCATTGGACCGACCTTCATTTGCCGAGACCCACCAGACCTTTGAGACAATGTTCCACGATTCCAGCATCTCCGAAG agGTAGCAGAGGAGCTGTGTAAGACTGCCGCCTCTGGCCATGCCCCGTCACCACACCCCTTCAGCCACGACATGCCACTGCTGCCCTCGAAATCGCGCACTCTCAAGATGCACGCGGAGAACAAGGAGAACATCGAGGGGGGTTTGGATGGCAGGCAGGAGCCCAGCACACACGGCCCCTCAG GTCTGGCAGCCACTCTGCTGGCAGGGGATGGCCGGTCAGGCAGCTCTCCTGCTCTGCCTCGGAAACAGAGGGACAAATCCCCCAGCAGCCTATTGGAGGACTCCCAGGAGACCATGTTCACACGGGACCGCAAGGCTGGCTTCTTCAGCTCCTTCATGAAGAAGAAGTCTCCTTCATCCCAGCTGCAGCAGAGCCTGCCCATGCCGCCCAAGAGGAGCAGCTCGTTCCGAGAGATGGAGACCCAGCCTCACAAGAAGTACGAGCCCACGGTTGGCTTCAGcgcccctcctccccttccccaggCGGACGGCCTGGGCTTCTCACCGTCCCATGGAGAGGGGAACCACGTCCAGTCACGCTGCTGTGGGGCCACTTTTGGACAAAAGTCCTCTGCCAACCACACCTCTGGGGTCCCACCCTTGCAggtgggcagtagtagtagcagcagctggGCAGGCCTGGCAGGTTTCTTCACCCCTCGCCTCATCAAAAAGACCTTAGGGCTACGGACTGGCAAGTCCACTGGGACcgaagaggggggtggggggaccAAACCATTCCCCAGGTCCAACTCCACCTCCTCCATGACTGCAGGGCTTCCTGACCTGGAGAGGATGGCTCTGACTTTACCCAGAAACCGCAGTAAACCTCCTCTAGAGCGCACTGCCTCCACCACCTCGCAGCCTGAGAACGGGGCAGCACACACCTCTGAGACCCTTCTTCGTAAGATGGATGAGGGCACAGCTCAGATCAGGGACCGGCCTAAAGCCAAGCTGCTTCCCCGAGGGGTCGGGGGGTGCTCTGGGGGGGTGAGGGCACCTGGGGTTGGGAGTGAGGCCGATTTGGATTGTCACTCGGGGGCTCTACGGTGTAGGGAGGGTCAGGAGGCAGGAGGACAGGACCGACAGGGATGGACGTCCCCCTCCAAAACAGTGGGATCAGGCCCGGCGGCGGCTCCACACAACCACAAGGTTCCCGTGCTGATCTCGCCTACACTCAAGCATAGCCCAGCCGATGTGCACCTGGTGGGGATGGACTCTCAGGGGAACCGCTTCAAACTGCTATCGGAGCACCAGGCGGACCGGGACCGACCACGACTGGTCAAACCCAAATgtgctccccctccccctcctaccctGCGCCTCATTGGGCACTCCTACAGCGGGGATGGGGAGGAGCAGGTCGTAGGGACTGTGGAGGTCAACGGTGATGGGGTGAAAAGGCCGGGACGAGCAAGGGAAGTGGGACCGGGGAGACCATCAGTGCCACCACCACAAGTGCCTCCACCAACTTcagcctcctccttttcctctgccAACAACACTAACACTACTCCCACTAAGATGGCCAACGGCGCCACAAGCACTGCTTCTTCCACAGCCCCCTCTGGTGGCTCTAAGCCTCTGCGTCGGACTCGACAGCAGGCTGAGAGGGTTCAACCGGAGAAGATCAGTAAGGAGGCTTTGCTGGAGTGTGCTGAGTGCCTGAGAGGTGCCCTCCACAGCAGCCCTGAGCCCTCCTCCAGCAGCCAGGTCTTAGATGCTGGCCACCAGCTGCTAGACTACTGCTCAGGCTACGTGGACTGCATCCCACAGATGCGGAACAAGTTTGCCTTCCGGGAGGCCGTGGGCAAATTAGAGCTGAGTCTGCAGGAGCTTCGGGCATCGTCCTCCTCTGGAATTGGAGGGGCATTTAGTGGCCCAGGACCTAGCCCTGCTCTGGACAACTTACACATCTGCATCAAAGAAATCAGTGATGTGGTTCAGAGGTAG
- the LOC112248210 gene encoding tyrosine-protein kinase ABL2 isoform X3, translating to MYWELWLSQLTATDLQHMLVGNKEALHRPFSLDSAALTEAVRWSSKENLLGAAESDPNLFVALYDFVASGDNTLSITKGEKLRVLGYNQNGEWSEVRSKNGQGWVPSNYITPVNSLEKHSWYHGPVSRSAAEYLLSSLINGSFLVRESESSPGQLSISLRYEGRVYHYRINTASDGKVYVTAESRFSTLAELVHHHSTVADGLVTTLHYPAPKCNKPTVYGVSPIHDKWEMERTDITMKHKLGGGQYGEVYVGVWKKYNLTVAVKTLKEDTMEVEEFLKEAAVMKEVKHPNLVQLLGVCTLEPPFYIVTEYMPHGNLLDYLRECDREEVNAVVLLYMATQISSAMEYLEKKNFIHRDLAARNCLVGENSVVKVADFGLSRLMTGDTYTAHAGAKFPIKWTAPESLAYNTFSIKSDVWAFGVLLWEIATYGMSPYPGIDLSQVYDLLEKGYRMEQPEGCPPKVHELMRACWQWSPLDRPSFAETHQTFETMFHDSSISEEVAEELCKTAASGHAPSPHPFSHDMPLLPSKSRTLKMHAENKENIEGGLDGRQEPSTHGPSGLAATLLAGDGRSGSSPALPRKQRDKSPSSLLEDSQETMFTRDRKAGFFSSFMKKKSPSSQLQQSLPMPPKRSSSFREMETQPHKKYEPTVGFSAPPPLPQADGLGFSPSHGEGNHVQSRCCGATFGQKSSANHTSGVPPLQVGSSSSSSWAGLAGFFTPRLIKKTLGLRTGKSTGTEEGGGGTKPFPRSNSTSSMTAGLPDLERMALTLPRNRSKPPLERTASTTSQPENGAAHTSETLLRKMDEGTAQIRDRPKAKLLPRGVGGCSGGVRAPGVGSEADLDCHSGALRCREGQEAGGQDRQGWTSPSKTVGSGPAAAPHNHKVPVLISPTLKHSPADVHLVGMDSQGNRFKLLSEHQADRDRPRLVKPKCAPPPPPTLRLIGHSYSGDGEEQVVGTVEVNGDGVKRPGRAREVGPGRPSVPPPQVPPPTSASSFSSANNTNTTPTKMANGATSTASSTAPSGGSKPLRRTRQQAERVQPEKISKEALLECAECLRGALHSSPEPSSSSQVLDAGHQLLDYCSGYVDCIPQMRNKFAFREAVGKLELSLQELRASSSSGIGGAFSGPGPSPALDNLHICIKEISDVVQR from the exons ATGTACTGGGAGCTGTGGCTGAGCCAGTTGACGGCGACCGACCTGCAGCATATGCTGGTGGGGAACAAAG aggCCCTCCACCGGCCCTTCAGCCTGGACTCGGCAGCATTGACAGAGGCGGTACGCTGGAGCTCCAAGGAGAACCTGCTGGGTGCTGCCGAGAGCGATCCCAACCTCTTTGTTGCACTTTATGACTTTGTTGCCAGTGGCGACAACACGCTGAGCATCACGAAAG GTGAGAAGCTAAGGGTGCTCGGTTACAACCAGAATGGGGAGTGGAGCGAGGTGCGCTCGAAGAACGGCCAGGGCTGGGTGCCAAGCAACTACATTACACCTGTCAACAGCCTGGAGAAGCACAGCTGGTACCACGGGCCTGTGTCACGCAGTGCAGCAGAGTACCTGCTCAGTAGCCTCATCAACGGTAGCTTCCTGGTCCGGGAGAGCGAGAGCAGCCCAGGACAGCTGTCAATCTCCCTGCGCTACGAGGGAAGAGTCTACCACTACCGCATCAACACTGCTTCAGATGGCAAG GTGTACGTCACGGCAGAGAGCCGCTTTAGCACCCTGGCCGAGTTGGTGCACCACCACTCCACCGTGGCCGACGGCCTGGTCACCACACTCCACTACCCGGCCCCCAAGTGCAACAAGCCCACCGTCTACGGCGTGTCGCCCATCCACGACAAGTGGGAGATGGAGCGCACCGACATCACCATGAAGCACAAACTGGGTGGGGGGCAGTACGGAGAGGTGTACGTGGGAGTCTGGAAGAAATACAACCTCACCGTCGCAGTTAAAACACTGAAG GAGGACACCATGGAGGTGGAGGAGTTCCTGAAAGAGGCAGCAGTCATGAAGGAGGTGAAACATCCCAACCTGGTGCAGCTGCTAG GTGTGTGTACTTTGGAGCCTCCCTTCTACATCGTGACAGAGTACATGCCCCATGGCAACCTGCTGGACTACCTAAGGGAGTGTGACCGGGAGGAGGTGAACGCAGTGGTGCTGCTCTACATGGCCACGCAGATCTCCTCTGCCATGGAGTACCTGGAGAAGAAGAACTTCATCCACCGGGACCTGGCAGCCAGGAACTGTCTGGTGGGGGAGAACAGCGTGGTGAAGGTGGCTGACTTTGGGCTGAGCAGGCTGATGACTGGGGACACGTACACAGCCCACGCCGGAGCCAAGTTCCCCATCAAGTGGACCGCCCCGGAAAGCCTGGCCTACAACACCTTCTCTATCAAGTCTGATGTGTGGG CTTTCGGTGTGCTGCTGTGGGAGATAGCGACGTACGGTATGTCTCCGTACCCAGGGATCGACCTGTCTCAGGTATACGACCTGCTGGAGAAGGGCtaccgcatggagcagccagagggcTGTCCACCTAAAGTCCACGAGCTGATGAGGGCCT GCTGGCAATGGAGCCCATTGGACCGACCTTCATTTGCCGAGACCCACCAGACCTTTGAGACAATGTTCCACGATTCCAGCATCTCCGAAG agGTAGCAGAGGAGCTGTGTAAGACTGCCGCCTCTGGCCATGCCCCGTCACCACACCCCTTCAGCCACGACATGCCACTGCTGCCCTCGAAATCGCGCACTCTCAAGATGCACGCGGAGAACAAGGAGAACATCGAGGGGGGTTTGGATGGCAGGCAGGAGCCCAGCACACACGGCCCCTCAG GTCTGGCAGCCACTCTGCTGGCAGGGGATGGCCGGTCAGGCAGCTCTCCTGCTCTGCCTCGGAAACAGAGGGACAAATCCCCCAGCAGCCTATTGGAGGACTCCCAGGAGACCATGTTCACACGGGACCGCAAGGCTGGCTTCTTCAGCTCCTTCATGAAGAAGAAGTCTCCTTCATCCCAGCTGCAGCAGAGCCTGCCCATGCCGCCCAAGAGGAGCAGCTCGTTCCGAGAGATGGAGACCCAGCCTCACAAGAAGTACGAGCCCACGGTTGGCTTCAGcgcccctcctccccttccccaggCGGACGGCCTGGGCTTCTCACCGTCCCATGGAGAGGGGAACCACGTCCAGTCACGCTGCTGTGGGGCCACTTTTGGACAAAAGTCCTCTGCCAACCACACCTCTGGGGTCCCACCCTTGCAggtgggcagtagtagtagcagcagctggGCAGGCCTGGCAGGTTTCTTCACCCCTCGCCTCATCAAAAAGACCTTAGGGCTACGGACTGGCAAGTCCACTGGGACcgaagaggggggtggggggaccAAACCATTCCCCAGGTCCAACTCCACCTCCTCCATGACTGCAGGGCTTCCTGACCTGGAGAGGATGGCTCTGACTTTACCCAGAAACCGCAGTAAACCTCCTCTAGAGCGCACTGCCTCCACCACCTCGCAGCCTGAGAACGGGGCAGCACACACCTCTGAGACCCTTCTTCGTAAGATGGATGAGGGCACAGCTCAGATCAGGGACCGGCCTAAAGCCAAGCTGCTTCCCCGAGGGGTCGGGGGGTGCTCTGGGGGGGTGAGGGCACCTGGGGTTGGGAGTGAGGCCGATTTGGATTGTCACTCGGGGGCTCTACGGTGTAGGGAGGGTCAGGAGGCAGGAGGACAGGACCGACAGGGATGGACGTCCCCCTCCAAAACAGTGGGATCAGGCCCGGCGGCGGCTCCACACAACCACAAGGTTCCCGTGCTGATCTCGCCTACACTCAAGCATAGCCCAGCCGATGTGCACCTGGTGGGGATGGACTCTCAGGGGAACCGCTTCAAACTGCTATCGGAGCACCAGGCGGACCGGGACCGACCACGACTGGTCAAACCCAAATgtgctccccctccccctcctaccctGCGCCTCATTGGGCACTCCTACAGCGGGGATGGGGAGGAGCAGGTCGTAGGGACTGTGGAGGTCAACGGTGATGGGGTGAAAAGGCCGGGACGAGCAAGGGAAGTGGGACCGGGGAGACCATCAGTGCCACCACCACAAGTGCCTCCACCAACTTcagcctcctccttttcctctgccAACAACACTAACACTACTCCCACTAAGATGGCCAACGGCGCCACAAGCACTGCTTCTTCCACAGCCCCCTCTGGTGGCTCTAAGCCTCTGCGTCGGACTCGACAGCAGGCTGAGAGGGTTCAACCGGAGAAGATCAGTAAGGAGGCTTTGCTGGAGTGTGCTGAGTGCCTGAGAGGTGCCCTCCACAGCAGCCCTGAGCCCTCCTCCAGCAGCCAGGTCTTAGATGCTGGCCACCAGCTGCTAGACTACTGCTCAGGCTACGTGGACTGCATCCCACAGATGCGGAACAAGTTTGCCTTCCGGGAGGCCGTGGGCAAATTAGAGCTGAGTCTGCAGGAGCTTCGGGCATCGTCCTCCTCTGGAATTGGAGGGGCATTTAGTGGCCCAGGACCTAGCCCTGCTCTGGACAACTTACACATCTGCATCAAAGAAATCAGTGATGTGGTTCAGAGGTAG
- the LOC112248210 gene encoding tyrosine-protein kinase ABL2 isoform X2: MYLRTLQPSSSFEEEWVRLTGRPYTGAKDVDGPRLSEALHRPFSLDSAALTEAVRWSSKENLLGAAESDPNLFVALYDFVASGDNTLSITKGEKLRVLGYNQNGEWSEVRSKNGQGWVPSNYITPVNSLEKHSWYHGPVSRSAAEYLLSSLINGSFLVRESESSPGQLSISLRYEGRVYHYRINTASDGKVYVTAESRFSTLAELVHHHSTVADGLVTTLHYPAPKCNKPTVYGVSPIHDKWEMERTDITMKHKLGGGQYGEVYVGVWKKYNLTVAVKTLKEDTMEVEEFLKEAAVMKEVKHPNLVQLLGVCTLEPPFYIVTEYMPHGNLLDYLRECDREEVNAVVLLYMATQISSAMEYLEKKNFIHRDLAARNCLVGENSVVKVADFGLSRLMTGDTYTAHAGAKFPIKWTAPESLAYNTFSIKSDVWAFGVLLWEIATYGMSPYPGIDLSQVYDLLEKGYRMEQPEGCPPKVHELMRACWQWSPLDRPSFAETHQTFETMFHDSSISEEVAEELCKTAASGHAPSPHPFSHDMPLLPSKSRTLKMHAENKENIEGGLDGRQEPSTHGPSGLAATLLAGDGRSGSSPALPRKQRDKSPSSLLEDSQETMFTRDRKAGFFSSFMKKKSPSSQLQQSLPMPPKRSSSFREMETQPHKKYEPTVGFSAPPPLPQADGLGFSPSHGEGNHVQSRCCGATFGQKSSANHTSGVPPLQVGSSSSSSWAGLAGFFTPRLIKKTLGLRTGKSTGTEEGGGGTKPFPRSNSTSSMTAGLPDLERMALTLPRNRSKPPLERTASTTSQPENGAAHTSETLLRKMDEGTAQIRDRPKAKLLPRGVGGCSGGVRAPGVGSEADLDCHSGALRCREGQEAGGQDRQGWTSPSKTVGSGPAAAPHNHKVPVLISPTLKHSPADVHLVGMDSQGNRFKLLSEHQADRDRPRLVKPKCAPPPPPTLRLIGHSYSGDGEEQVVGTVEVNGDGVKRPGRAREVGPGRPSVPPPQVPPPTSASSFSSANNTNTTPTKMANGATSTASSTAPSGGSKPLRRTRQQAERVQPEKISKEALLECAECLRGALHSSPEPSSSSQVLDAGHQLLDYCSGYVDCIPQMRNKFAFREAVGKLELSLQELRASSSSGIGGAFSGPGPSPALDNLHICIKEISDVVQR; this comes from the exons ATGTATTTGAGGACCCTTCAACCCAGCAGCAGTTTTGAGGAAGAGTGGGTTAGGCTGACAGGCCGGCCCTATACTGGGGCAAAGGATGTGGACGGGCCTAGACTCTCAG aggCCCTCCACCGGCCCTTCAGCCTGGACTCGGCAGCATTGACAGAGGCGGTACGCTGGAGCTCCAAGGAGAACCTGCTGGGTGCTGCCGAGAGCGATCCCAACCTCTTTGTTGCACTTTATGACTTTGTTGCCAGTGGCGACAACACGCTGAGCATCACGAAAG GTGAGAAGCTAAGGGTGCTCGGTTACAACCAGAATGGGGAGTGGAGCGAGGTGCGCTCGAAGAACGGCCAGGGCTGGGTGCCAAGCAACTACATTACACCTGTCAACAGCCTGGAGAAGCACAGCTGGTACCACGGGCCTGTGTCACGCAGTGCAGCAGAGTACCTGCTCAGTAGCCTCATCAACGGTAGCTTCCTGGTCCGGGAGAGCGAGAGCAGCCCAGGACAGCTGTCAATCTCCCTGCGCTACGAGGGAAGAGTCTACCACTACCGCATCAACACTGCTTCAGATGGCAAG GTGTACGTCACGGCAGAGAGCCGCTTTAGCACCCTGGCCGAGTTGGTGCACCACCACTCCACCGTGGCCGACGGCCTGGTCACCACACTCCACTACCCGGCCCCCAAGTGCAACAAGCCCACCGTCTACGGCGTGTCGCCCATCCACGACAAGTGGGAGATGGAGCGCACCGACATCACCATGAAGCACAAACTGGGTGGGGGGCAGTACGGAGAGGTGTACGTGGGAGTCTGGAAGAAATACAACCTCACCGTCGCAGTTAAAACACTGAAG GAGGACACCATGGAGGTGGAGGAGTTCCTGAAAGAGGCAGCAGTCATGAAGGAGGTGAAACATCCCAACCTGGTGCAGCTGCTAG GTGTGTGTACTTTGGAGCCTCCCTTCTACATCGTGACAGAGTACATGCCCCATGGCAACCTGCTGGACTACCTAAGGGAGTGTGACCGGGAGGAGGTGAACGCAGTGGTGCTGCTCTACATGGCCACGCAGATCTCCTCTGCCATGGAGTACCTGGAGAAGAAGAACTTCATCCACCGGGACCTGGCAGCCAGGAACTGTCTGGTGGGGGAGAACAGCGTGGTGAAGGTGGCTGACTTTGGGCTGAGCAGGCTGATGACTGGGGACACGTACACAGCCCACGCCGGAGCCAAGTTCCCCATCAAGTGGACCGCCCCGGAAAGCCTGGCCTACAACACCTTCTCTATCAAGTCTGATGTGTGGG CTTTCGGTGTGCTGCTGTGGGAGATAGCGACGTACGGTATGTCTCCGTACCCAGGGATCGACCTGTCTCAGGTATACGACCTGCTGGAGAAGGGCtaccgcatggagcagccagagggcTGTCCACCTAAAGTCCACGAGCTGATGAGGGCCT GCTGGCAATGGAGCCCATTGGACCGACCTTCATTTGCCGAGACCCACCAGACCTTTGAGACAATGTTCCACGATTCCAGCATCTCCGAAG agGTAGCAGAGGAGCTGTGTAAGACTGCCGCCTCTGGCCATGCCCCGTCACCACACCCCTTCAGCCACGACATGCCACTGCTGCCCTCGAAATCGCGCACTCTCAAGATGCACGCGGAGAACAAGGAGAACATCGAGGGGGGTTTGGATGGCAGGCAGGAGCCCAGCACACACGGCCCCTCAG GTCTGGCAGCCACTCTGCTGGCAGGGGATGGCCGGTCAGGCAGCTCTCCTGCTCTGCCTCGGAAACAGAGGGACAAATCCCCCAGCAGCCTATTGGAGGACTCCCAGGAGACCATGTTCACACGGGACCGCAAGGCTGGCTTCTTCAGCTCCTTCATGAAGAAGAAGTCTCCTTCATCCCAGCTGCAGCAGAGCCTGCCCATGCCGCCCAAGAGGAGCAGCTCGTTCCGAGAGATGGAGACCCAGCCTCACAAGAAGTACGAGCCCACGGTTGGCTTCAGcgcccctcctccccttccccaggCGGACGGCCTGGGCTTCTCACCGTCCCATGGAGAGGGGAACCACGTCCAGTCACGCTGCTGTGGGGCCACTTTTGGACAAAAGTCCTCTGCCAACCACACCTCTGGGGTCCCACCCTTGCAggtgggcagtagtagtagcagcagctggGCAGGCCTGGCAGGTTTCTTCACCCCTCGCCTCATCAAAAAGACCTTAGGGCTACGGACTGGCAAGTCCACTGGGACcgaagaggggggtggggggaccAAACCATTCCCCAGGTCCAACTCCACCTCCTCCATGACTGCAGGGCTTCCTGACCTGGAGAGGATGGCTCTGACTTTACCCAGAAACCGCAGTAAACCTCCTCTAGAGCGCACTGCCTCCACCACCTCGCAGCCTGAGAACGGGGCAGCACACACCTCTGAGACCCTTCTTCGTAAGATGGATGAGGGCACAGCTCAGATCAGGGACCGGCCTAAAGCCAAGCTGCTTCCCCGAGGGGTCGGGGGGTGCTCTGGGGGGGTGAGGGCACCTGGGGTTGGGAGTGAGGCCGATTTGGATTGTCACTCGGGGGCTCTACGGTGTAGGGAGGGTCAGGAGGCAGGAGGACAGGACCGACAGGGATGGACGTCCCCCTCCAAAACAGTGGGATCAGGCCCGGCGGCGGCTCCACACAACCACAAGGTTCCCGTGCTGATCTCGCCTACACTCAAGCATAGCCCAGCCGATGTGCACCTGGTGGGGATGGACTCTCAGGGGAACCGCTTCAAACTGCTATCGGAGCACCAGGCGGACCGGGACCGACCACGACTGGTCAAACCCAAATgtgctccccctccccctcctaccctGCGCCTCATTGGGCACTCCTACAGCGGGGATGGGGAGGAGCAGGTCGTAGGGACTGTGGAGGTCAACGGTGATGGGGTGAAAAGGCCGGGACGAGCAAGGGAAGTGGGACCGGGGAGACCATCAGTGCCACCACCACAAGTGCCTCCACCAACTTcagcctcctccttttcctctgccAACAACACTAACACTACTCCCACTAAGATGGCCAACGGCGCCACAAGCACTGCTTCTTCCACAGCCCCCTCTGGTGGCTCTAAGCCTCTGCGTCGGACTCGACAGCAGGCTGAGAGGGTTCAACCGGAGAAGATCAGTAAGGAGGCTTTGCTGGAGTGTGCTGAGTGCCTGAGAGGTGCCCTCCACAGCAGCCCTGAGCCCTCCTCCAGCAGCCAGGTCTTAGATGCTGGCCACCAGCTGCTAGACTACTGCTCAGGCTACGTGGACTGCATCCCACAGATGCGGAACAAGTTTGCCTTCCGGGAGGCCGTGGGCAAATTAGAGCTGAGTCTGCAGGAGCTTCGGGCATCGTCCTCCTCTGGAATTGGAGGGGCATTTAGTGGCCCAGGACCTAGCCCTGCTCTGGACAACTTACACATCTGCATCAAAGAAATCAGTGATGTGGTTCAGAGGTAG